A single Vulpes vulpes isolate BD-2025 chromosome 16, VulVul3, whole genome shotgun sequence DNA region contains:
- the LOC140595899 gene encoding uncharacterized protein yields MESARNGRTWRASGAGLREERSGGGDVKEAPAARAAPRGDVRRLAPPRVGSGAPLREAGGAGGPGREAASAARPGSRAVCPRGLRPHRVGPGSPWAGSPWPAARLPGRADSRPGRPASRGEDPETRQSAAGRPRSFLTVSGVRARKIGLGHAQWGCDRKRCSPAATCCPPLSAPSPASASASASAPGSPGVSRGQQVWAPGSAGVTWGQPASAPGSAGVTRGQQVLPGLSRCHPGSAGVGTRVSRCHPGSAGVTWGQPASAPGSAGVGTRVSRCHLGSAGVGTRVSRCHLGSAGVGTRVSRCHLGSAGVGTRVSRHRHPGSAGIGTQGQQVSPGVSRCYLGSAGVTRGQPASAPGVSRCGHQGQQGSPGVSRRRHRGQQVSPGVSRRRHQGQQVSPGVSRRRHPGSAAVCKHLLSCDEFVGQQVPTAIQATSSPRPGILPPEGPAQPSRVF; encoded by the exons ATGGAGAGTg CTCGGAACGGCCGTACCTGGCGGGCCTCCGGCGCCGGCCTCCGGGAAGAGCGGTCGGGCGGCGGTGACGTCAAAGAGGcgccggcggcgcgggcggcgccgCGTGGTGACGTCAGGCGGCTCGCCCCGCCCCGCGTCGGCTCCGGGGCGCCCCTGCGGGAGGCGGGCGGAgcgggcgggcccgggcgggaaGCCGCGTCAGCCGCCAGGCCCGGTTCGCGCGCGGTTTGCCCCCGCGGCCTCCGCCCGCACCGCGTCGGGCCCGGGTCTCCCTGGGCCGGGTCTCCCTGGCCCGCAGCCCGCCTCCCGGGGCGCGCCGACTCCCGCCCGGGCCGCCCGGCGAGTCGAGGCGAGGACCCCGAGACGAGGCAGAGCGCGGCAGGGCGCCCTCGGTCCTTCCTTACGGTGTCCGGTGTCCGTGCGCGAAAAATCGGGCTTGGACACGCGCAGTGGGGCTGCGACAGGAAGCGCTGCTCGCCGGCAGCGACCTGCTGTCCTCCCCTCTCTGCGCCTTcgccggcctcggcctcggcctctGCGTCGGCACCGGGGTCACCTGGGGTCAGCCGGGGTCAGCAGGTGTGGGCACCAGGGTCAGCAGGTGTCACCTGGGGTCAGCCGGCCTCGGCACCGGGGTCAGCAGGTGTCACCCGGGGTCAGCAGGTGTTACCTGGGCTCAGCAGGTGTCACCCGGGGTCAGCCGGCGTCGGCACCAGGGTCAGCAGGTGTCACCCGGGGTCAGCAGGGGTCACCTGGGGTCAGCCGGCGTCGGCACCGGGGTCAGCAGGTGTGGGCACCAGGGTCAGCAGGTGTCACCTGGGGTCAGCCGGCGTCGGCACCAGGGTCAGCAGGTGTCACCTGGGGTCAGCCGGCGTCGGCACCAGGGTCAGCAGGTGTCACCTGGGGTCAGCCGGCGTCGGCACCAGGGTCAGCAGGCATCGGCACCCGGGGTCAGCAGGCATCGGCACCCAGGGTCAGCAGGTGTCACCCGGGGTCAGCAGGTGTTACCTGGGGTCAGCAGGTGTCACCCGGGGTCAGCCGGCGTCGGCACCCGGGGTCAGCAGGTGTGGGCACCAGGGTCAGCAGGGGTCACCTGGGGTCAGCCGGCGTCGGCACCGGGGTCAGCAGGTGTCACCTGGGGTCAGCCGGCGTCGGCACCAGGGTCAGCAGGTGTCACCTGGGGTCAGCAGGCGTCGGCACCCAGGGTCAGCCGCAGTCTGCAAGCACCTGCTTTCTTGTGATGAATTCGTAGGCCAGCAGGTGCCTACCGCCATTCAGGCCACGTCATCTCCTCGCCCAGGCATTTTGCCACCAGAAGGGCCAGCGCAGCCCAGTAGGGTATTTTGA